Proteins encoded together in one Thermococcus gammatolerans EJ3 window:
- a CDS encoding alanyl-tRNA editing protein codes for MTRKLYYEDAYLREAKAKVLEVKENALLLDQTIFYPTGGGQPHDRGWINGVEVLDVYKDEEGNVWHVVKEPEKFKPNQEVELKIDWDYRYKLMRIHSAMHLLEHVLNLVLPGKWELYGSGMSVEKGRYDILYPENVNKWKQEIIETFNRLVDEGGEMKIWWEGETRYTQIRDFEVIPCAGTHVRDIREIGHLKKFKRSSLGKGKQRLEIWLED; via the coding sequence ATGACCCGCAAGCTCTACTACGAGGACGCTTACCTCAGGGAGGCTAAGGCCAAGGTTCTGGAGGTGAAGGAGAACGCCCTTCTCCTCGACCAGACCATTTTCTACCCGACCGGCGGCGGGCAGCCCCACGACAGAGGCTGGATAAACGGCGTCGAGGTTCTGGACGTTTACAAGGACGAGGAAGGCAACGTCTGGCACGTTGTTAAGGAGCCGGAGAAGTTCAAACCCAACCAAGAGGTTGAGCTTAAAATTGACTGGGACTACCGCTACAAGCTTATGAGGATACACAGCGCGATGCACTTACTCGAACACGTCCTCAACCTTGTCCTGCCCGGGAAGTGGGAGCTCTACGGAAGCGGGATGAGCGTCGAGAAGGGCCGCTACGACATTCTCTACCCGGAGAACGTGAACAAGTGGAAGCAGGAGATCATTGAGACCTTCAACAGGCTCGTTGACGAAGGTGGAGAAATGAAGATCTGGTGGGAAGGGGAAACCCGGTACACCCAGATACGGGACTTCGAGGTAATTCCGTGCGCGGGAACCCACGTGAGGGACATAAGGGAGATTGGGCACCTCAAGAAGTTCAAGCGCTCCAGCCTAGGAAAAGGAAAGCAGAGGCTTGAGATCTGGCTTGAGGATTGA
- a CDS encoding ribose 1,5-bisphosphate isomerase, whose translation MAVLREVLEIAEKIKNMEIRGAGKIARSAAYALQIQAEKSKAKSVDEFWEEMKQAAKILYETRPTAVSLPNALRYVMHRGKIAYQSGADLEQLRYVVITAAKEFIHNSEKAVERIGEIGAKRIEDGDIIMTHCHSKAAISVMKTAWEQGKDIKVIVTETRPKWQGKITAKELASYGIPVIYVVDSAARHYMKMTDKVVMGADSITVNGAVINKIGTALIALTAKEHRVWTMIAAETYKFHPETMLGQLVEIEMRDPTEVIPEEELKTWPENITVWNPAFDVTPPEYVDVIITERGVIPPSAAIDILREEFGWALKYREPWED comes from the coding sequence ATGGCGGTGCTCAGGGAAGTCCTTGAGATAGCGGAGAAGATAAAGAACATGGAGATACGCGGCGCCGGAAAGATAGCCCGTTCAGCGGCTTACGCTCTCCAGATACAGGCAGAGAAGAGCAAAGCAAAGAGTGTTGACGAGTTCTGGGAGGAAATGAAGCAGGCCGCGAAAATACTCTACGAGACAAGGCCCACCGCCGTTTCACTTCCCAACGCCCTCCGTTACGTTATGCACAGGGGCAAGATAGCCTACCAGAGTGGTGCCGATCTGGAGCAGCTCAGGTACGTTGTGATAACCGCCGCGAAAGAGTTCATCCACAACTCCGAGAAGGCCGTCGAGAGAATAGGCGAGATAGGGGCGAAGCGCATTGAAGACGGCGACATCATAATGACCCACTGCCACAGCAAAGCAGCGATAAGCGTCATGAAGACCGCATGGGAGCAGGGCAAGGACATAAAGGTCATCGTTACCGAGACGAGGCCCAAGTGGCAGGGCAAGATCACCGCCAAAGAACTAGCCAGCTACGGCATTCCTGTCATCTACGTCGTGGACAGTGCCGCGAGGCACTATATGAAGATGACCGACAAGGTGGTTATGGGCGCGGACAGCATAACAGTGAACGGCGCTGTGATAAACAAGATTGGAACGGCCTTGATAGCCCTCACCGCCAAGGAGCACCGCGTCTGGACGATGATAGCGGCAGAAACCTACAAGTTCCACCCCGAGACGATGCTCGGCCAGCTCGTCGAGATCGAGATGCGCGACCCGACCGAGGTTATCCCCGAGGAAGAACTTAAGACCTGGCCTGAGAACATAACGGTGTGGAATCCAGCGTTCGACGTTACTCCACCGGAGTACGTTGACGTCATCATCACCGAGCGCGGGGTTATCCCGCCGAGTGCTGCCATAGACATCCTCAGGGAAGAGTTCGGCTGGGCGCTGAAATACAGGGAGCCCTGGGAGGATTGA
- a CDS encoding ATP-binding protein, with amino-acid sequence MELKPFYQIAIPHDDIKEGKFTLDTFAADLWSVYQNKGPEDYRNPELFWERTYITSGLSVLLDIARKRLIDGVGDAVIQLQTPFGGGKTHSLIALYHKAREWGANVVVLDGTAFDAKEDILWEELERQLTGKVELLKGKTAPGKKKISKILEENAPVLILIDELLEYMVKAAGIRVEDTTLADQTLAFMHELTEAVKKEDKALLVMTLPSSILEHYSEKAEEYFQKLQKIAGRAQRVFTPVQEEEVHDVIRTRLFKRIDETEMEAVVKRVVEYLEKEGLIPEGLNAYQYRQRFLRSYPFQPEVIDVLYHRWGSLPKFQRTRGVLRLLSIVVHSLIGRDVPFIRLSDFDLSVKTLRDELIDIIGESRYYSVLDADILSPSSGAKRVDRMVGESYEHYRVGTRAATVIFMYSFSGGDVKGATTKEIKLSCADTRYSSSIVGDAILYLKDNLLYLHYRDGRYFFSLEPSLNKLVVDEMNNVSEEQIRDVEHELLKGQLKGRYFKVYLWPSKPVDVPDSDPSLKLVVLPEYDKEKVLQILQSYGGSERVHKNTLIFLVPRETERASFNRLVRRYLAWKIIDEKAKKGSLELTSEQKEDVKENLKRAREDIVQKIAELYRLVLLPTRGGYEELDLGMKPVGIKKTIEELIYEKLREEGKLVEKMAPVVIEMKYLDGKEYVPTKALYESFLKTPGMPLLKSKSVLIDAIRQGVSEGRFGLGYLTGEEVTCEYLGERPTVTLDEKEVIVNRKYCEELRARAKAEAEAESEAQAIAQEKATAVSVAEASREEWKPPAVRDKQAVLVPPETKGREEVVGSQVASIHLHLTLGPGTGGLRDILRALNLLKTKFERVTIEIKAENGHMSQTEYENLLETFRQLGIDVEELGEE; translated from the coding sequence ATGGAGCTGAAGCCGTTTTACCAGATCGCCATTCCCCACGATGATATAAAGGAGGGGAAGTTCACCCTTGATACTTTCGCCGCTGACCTCTGGAGCGTTTATCAGAACAAGGGGCCTGAGGACTACAGGAACCCGGAGCTCTTCTGGGAGAGAACGTACATCACGAGCGGACTGAGCGTTCTCCTTGATATAGCAAGAAAGAGGCTCATCGATGGCGTTGGAGATGCTGTGATACAGCTCCAGACTCCCTTCGGTGGGGGTAAGACACACTCGCTTATAGCACTCTATCACAAGGCCAGAGAATGGGGAGCAAACGTTGTTGTTCTCGACGGTACGGCCTTTGACGCCAAAGAGGATATTCTTTGGGAGGAGCTTGAGCGCCAACTTACTGGAAAAGTCGAGCTATTGAAAGGTAAGACTGCACCAGGCAAGAAGAAGATCTCAAAGATCCTTGAAGAAAACGCCCCAGTGCTCATTCTCATAGACGAGCTCCTTGAGTACATGGTGAAAGCGGCGGGAATAAGAGTTGAGGATACCACACTCGCTGATCAGACCCTCGCCTTTATGCACGAGCTCACTGAAGCCGTGAAAAAAGAAGACAAGGCCCTACTCGTCATGACGCTTCCATCAAGTATCCTCGAGCACTACTCAGAAAAAGCCGAGGAGTACTTTCAGAAGCTTCAAAAGATAGCCGGCCGCGCTCAGAGGGTTTTCACTCCAGTTCAGGAGGAGGAAGTCCACGACGTCATCAGAACGAGGCTTTTCAAGAGGATTGATGAGACCGAGATGGAAGCCGTTGTGAAGCGTGTGGTAGAGTACCTTGAGAAGGAGGGCCTCATCCCGGAGGGCCTCAACGCCTATCAGTACCGCCAGAGGTTTCTCAGGAGCTATCCATTCCAGCCAGAGGTCATTGATGTTCTCTACCACCGCTGGGGCAGTCTGCCGAAGTTCCAGAGAACAAGAGGCGTGCTGAGACTTCTCTCCATAGTTGTTCACTCACTCATCGGGAGAGATGTGCCCTTTATCAGGCTCTCCGACTTCGATTTGAGTGTCAAAACGCTCAGGGACGAGCTCATAGACATCATAGGGGAGAGCAGGTACTATTCCGTTCTTGATGCGGACATTCTCTCACCCAGCTCTGGTGCAAAACGGGTCGACAGGATGGTCGGTGAATCCTACGAGCACTATCGCGTGGGGACGAGAGCGGCAACCGTCATCTTTATGTACTCCTTCTCTGGCGGGGACGTGAAAGGAGCCACTACGAAGGAGATAAAGCTCTCCTGTGCCGATACAAGGTACTCAAGCAGTATAGTGGGAGACGCCATCCTATACCTCAAGGATAATCTCCTTTATCTCCATTACCGCGATGGCCGGTACTTCTTCAGTCTCGAGCCAAGCCTCAACAAGCTCGTTGTGGATGAGATGAACAACGTAAGCGAGGAGCAGATAAGGGATGTTGAACACGAACTGCTGAAGGGTCAGCTCAAGGGGCGGTACTTCAAGGTCTATCTGTGGCCGAGTAAACCAGTGGACGTTCCTGATAGCGATCCAAGCTTGAAACTCGTTGTTCTCCCCGAGTATGACAAGGAGAAGGTTCTCCAAATCCTGCAATCCTACGGGGGCAGCGAAAGGGTCCACAAGAACACCCTCATCTTCCTCGTTCCAAGGGAGACGGAGAGGGCCAGTTTCAACAGGCTCGTGAGAAGGTATCTTGCATGGAAGATCATCGACGAGAAGGCAAAGAAGGGTTCTCTGGAGCTTACTTCAGAGCAAAAGGAAGACGTGAAGGAGAATTTGAAGCGAGCACGGGAGGACATCGTTCAGAAGATAGCAGAGCTTTACAGGCTCGTACTGCTTCCCACTCGTGGAGGCTACGAAGAGCTTGACCTTGGCATGAAGCCTGTGGGCATCAAGAAGACCATCGAGGAGCTCATCTATGAGAAGCTCAGAGAGGAGGGTAAGCTCGTCGAGAAGATGGCTCCAGTGGTCATCGAGATGAAGTATCTGGATGGGAAGGAGTACGTTCCAACGAAGGCACTCTACGAGAGCTTCCTCAAGACTCCAGGGATGCCACTCTTGAAGAGTAAGAGCGTGCTTATAGACGCGATAAGGCAGGGAGTAAGCGAGGGGCGCTTTGGATTGGGATACCTCACCGGAGAGGAGGTAACCTGCGAGTACCTCGGTGAAAGGCCCACGGTTACCCTTGACGAGAAGGAGGTCATCGTGAACAGGAAGTACTGCGAAGAGCTGAGGGCAAGAGCGAAGGCTGAAGCTGAGGCAGAATCTGAAGCTCAAGCTATAGCTCAAGAGAAAGCTACAGCTGTGAGCGTAGCTGAAGCTTCAAGAGAGGAGTGGAAGCCTCCAGCAGTCAGGGATAAGCAGGCTGTGCTTGTGCCTCCAGAAACAAAGGGCAGAGAAGAGGTTGTGGGGAGTCAGGTAGCGTCCATTCACCTGCACCTGACACTGGGACCCGGAACTGGAGGGCTGAGGGACATCTTGAGGGCGTTGAACCTACTGAAGACCAAGTTTGAGAGGGTTACCATAGAGATAAAGGCAGAGAATGGCCACATGAGTCAAACAGAGTACGAGAACCTGCTTGAGACGTTCAGACAGCTGGGTATTGACGTTGAAGAACTTGGGGAGGAGTAA
- a CDS encoding 30S ribosomal protein S6e, with amino-acid sequence MATFKVVISNPKNGIARQIEISGDAAEKLIGKRIGDEIPVKELGINLSEIFGQEIPEDAKLKIKGGTDKDGFPMRPDVHGPRRVRILLSRGPGFRPKEKGERRKKTVRGNTISPEIVQINAVLVF; translated from the coding sequence ATGGCTACGTTCAAGGTCGTTATATCCAACCCAAAGAACGGCATAGCCAGACAGATAGAGATAAGCGGCGATGCCGCGGAGAAGCTCATAGGCAAGCGCATTGGCGACGAGATCCCGGTAAAGGAGCTCGGCATAAACCTCTCGGAGATCTTCGGCCAGGAGATCCCCGAGGACGCAAAGCTCAAGATAAAGGGAGGCACCGACAAGGACGGCTTCCCGATGCGTCCTGATGTTCACGGCCCGAGGAGGGTCAGGATACTTCTCTCCAGGGGGCCGGGCTTCAGGCCAAAGGAGAAGGGAGAGAGGAGAAAGAAAACCGTCAGGGGCAACACCATAAGCCCCGAGATCGTCCAGATAAACGCGGTCCTCGTCTTCTGA
- the xerA gene encoding site-specific tyrosine recombinase/integron integrase, with protein MKEENSTAIEEFATYLDLEGKSPNTIRMYTYYVRRYLEHGGGLDFRSALRFLARLRREGYSNRSLNLVVQALRAYFRFEGLDEEAEKLKPPRVPKSLPKALTQEDVRKLLSVIPLTRRRDRLIVLLLYGAGLRVSELCNLKKEDIDLDRGIITVRGGKGAKDRVVPIPPALTEEIKAYLSERDDDSEYLLVEVRRGTKDRLSPKTVWYLLNRYGKKAGVKVTPHMLRHSFATHMLERGVDIRAIQELLGHSNLSTTQIYTKVTVEHLKKAQEKAKLLESLMEE; from the coding sequence ATGAAAGAAGAGAATTCAACGGCCATCGAGGAGTTTGCGACGTATCTTGACCTCGAGGGGAAGAGCCCAAACACGATCAGAATGTACACGTACTACGTCAGGCGGTACCTCGAGCACGGCGGGGGGCTTGACTTCCGCTCTGCCCTCCGTTTTCTGGCCCGCCTGAGGCGGGAAGGCTACTCAAACAGAAGTTTAAACCTCGTTGTGCAGGCGTTAAGGGCCTACTTTCGTTTTGAAGGCCTCGATGAGGAAGCCGAGAAGCTCAAACCGCCCAGGGTTCCAAAGAGCCTGCCAAAGGCCCTGACACAGGAGGACGTAAGAAAGCTGCTTTCGGTTATCCCCCTCACGCGAAGAAGGGACAGGTTGATAGTTCTTCTCCTTTACGGGGCAGGATTGCGTGTCAGCGAGCTCTGCAACCTGAAGAAAGAGGATATCGACCTTGACAGGGGCATCATAACCGTCCGGGGTGGAAAGGGGGCGAAAGACCGCGTTGTTCCGATCCCCCCGGCACTGACGGAGGAGATCAAGGCCTACCTCAGCGAGAGGGACGATGACAGCGAATACCTACTCGTGGAAGTCAGAAGAGGAACCAAGGACAGGCTCTCGCCGAAGACTGTCTGGTACCTGCTCAACCGCTACGGCAAGAAGGCCGGCGTTAAAGTAACGCCCCACATGCTCAGGCACAGCTTCGCAACCCACATGCTGGAAAGGGGGGTTGACATAAGGGCTATCCAGGAGCTCCTCGGTCATTCAAACCTCTCAACGACACAGATCTACACCAAGGTCACTGTGGAACACCTTAAAAAGGCCCAGGAAAAGGCAAAGCTCCTCGAAAGCCTAATGGAAGAATGA
- a CDS encoding CGP-CTERM sorting domain-containing protein, with protein sequence MKRVVGLALLLLLSSVLFPVSASDWKFDPSLVHFYLYGAKTCPHCRHMKEVIPETYGADKFTYYELVGNSHNDEVLNNISRLIGVTGVPVIGITYNGTLVAVIEGEYKVSATPEIVETALKNNGTLLLLASGNYILPHNNTKAREIVEKLQYLFTKAGEPSETSTTPKKTHTTASETPADGTHTTTNGNDKRICGPALIIAIAMVPLFPRRRR encoded by the coding sequence ATGAAAAGGGTTGTTGGGTTAGCTCTATTGCTACTGCTCTCATCAGTGCTGTTCCCCGTTAGCGCTTCAGACTGGAAGTTTGATCCCTCACTGGTGCACTTCTACCTTTATGGGGCTAAAACCTGCCCTCACTGCAGGCACATGAAGGAAGTCATTCCAGAGACCTACGGTGCCGACAAGTTCACCTACTACGAGCTGGTCGGAAACAGTCACAACGACGAGGTTCTCAACAACATCTCCCGCCTCATTGGGGTGACGGGGGTTCCCGTGATAGGGATCACTTACAACGGCACCCTCGTGGCCGTGATTGAGGGGGAGTACAAGGTTTCTGCAACCCCTGAGATAGTGGAGACTGCTTTAAAAAACAACGGAACGCTGCTCCTTCTCGCCTCGGGAAACTACATCCTGCCCCACAACAACACCAAGGCTAGGGAAATCGTTGAGAAGCTCCAGTACCTATTCACGAAGGCTGGTGAACCGAGTGAAACCTCCACGACACCCAAGAAAACTCATACAACCGCCAGCGAGACACCGGCTGATGGCACTCACACAACAACCAACGGAAATGACAAGCGGATCTGCGGTCCCGCGCTCATAATCGCGATTGCAATGGTTCCCCTCTTCCCAAGGAGGAGGCGCTGA
- a CDS encoding AAA family ATPase translates to MLFDVQPKTSIDELFGRRAEYLSFLDAIEKRRNFFIITGPRRIGKTSFLYASLNELEKEYGIPYAVIDARAATSLNSKYPQRVIAERLYKAIIRKGFVGGVISKIKGLKIGGIEIETQDKNPDIIDVLSAINEGNELAIIAFDEAQYLRFSNEDLTKLFAWVLDSLHNIVLVFTGSQVGVLDNFLRLDEGNAPLFGRYEVRIPLPRFNPSESLEFLKRGFEEYGIETNERDLLPVVKVLDGVPGWLVHYGAHRVDGLPHDEAIEKVLEKAMTYVQTEFQELDKLSPRYRVVMRAIAKLSEGKGYARWERIKSLAEEELGDEIDEKSMRNYLSKLVDYGFLETIGYGKYRIPDPVMYRVFRRI, encoded by the coding sequence ATGCTCTTTGATGTCCAGCCAAAGACCTCAATTGATGAGCTATTCGGAAGGAGGGCCGAGTACCTGAGTTTCCTTGATGCAATTGAAAAGCGAAGGAATTTCTTCATAATCACGGGGCCAAGGAGGATAGGAAAGACGAGTTTTCTTTATGCAAGCCTCAACGAGCTTGAGAAGGAGTACGGCATTCCTTACGCTGTAATTGACGCAAGAGCGGCCACTTCATTGAACTCAAAATATCCGCAGAGAGTTATTGCAGAACGTCTCTACAAGGCCATAATAAGGAAAGGATTTGTGGGAGGGGTAATCTCAAAGATAAAAGGCCTCAAAATCGGTGGAATCGAGATTGAGACTCAGGATAAGAATCCTGACATTATAGACGTTCTCTCAGCGATAAACGAGGGTAATGAACTTGCCATAATAGCTTTTGATGAGGCCCAGTACCTCAGATTCTCAAATGAGGACCTCACAAAGCTCTTCGCTTGGGTTCTCGACAGCCTTCACAACATAGTGCTCGTGTTCACAGGTTCCCAGGTAGGCGTTCTTGACAACTTTCTGAGGCTTGATGAAGGCAATGCGCCTCTTTTCGGGAGATATGAGGTAAGAATACCTCTACCACGTTTCAACCCCTCAGAGAGTCTTGAATTCCTGAAGAGGGGATTTGAAGAGTACGGAATTGAAACCAATGAACGTGACCTTCTTCCCGTGGTGAAGGTACTCGATGGTGTCCCTGGTTGGCTGGTACATTATGGCGCCCACAGAGTTGATGGGCTTCCTCACGACGAAGCCATTGAAAAGGTTCTGGAAAAGGCCATGACATACGTGCAAACAGAATTCCAGGAGCTGGACAAACTTTCTCCCCGCTATCGGGTTGTGATGAGGGCTATTGCCAAGTTGAGTGAGGGAAAAGGATATGCAAGATGGGAGCGAATAAAGAGCCTTGCAGAAGAGGAACTGGGAGATGAGATAGACGAAAAGTCCATGAGAAACTACCTGTCAAAACTCGTTGATTATGGCTTTCTGGAGACCATCGGGTATGGAAAGTACAGGATTCCGGATCCAGTCATGTACAGGGTCTTCAGGAGAATATAG
- a CDS encoding sugar phosphate isomerase/epimerase family protein, with translation MEIGVTIYPRFVTKDKSLASVLADVKIKSYDFVSIFPHTLGLIVNGQVMEKKLKNIESTLKGVGIDYIVRMPTSMNLRDHIYHSRHFRVAKAVADVAIKLGAKVIVMQSGKTGRLDLEIEALQHLADMVKPFGIKIALENTYSVKDTLYVVDNVNRDNVGFALDVAHAFLSAQGDENKLLEDVKLGTDKTIILMIHDNFGKLFPQVEPEDALAYGVGDLHLLPGEGKIPFGKVLKLFGDVPILLKVKDPDKFARIPTKKGLIELLTSL, from the coding sequence ATGGAGATAGGTGTGACCATCTACCCGCGCTTCGTCACCAAGGACAAGAGCCTTGCCTCGGTGCTCGCAGACGTGAAGATAAAGTCCTATGACTTCGTTTCGATATTCCCGCACACCCTGGGCCTCATAGTGAATGGACAGGTCATGGAGAAGAAGCTCAAGAACATAGAGAGCACGCTGAAGGGCGTTGGAATAGACTACATCGTAAGGATGCCCACTTCAATGAACTTGAGGGATCACATCTACCACAGCAGGCACTTCCGCGTTGCCAAGGCCGTTGCGGACGTCGCCATAAAGCTCGGGGCAAAGGTCATAGTCATGCAGAGCGGCAAAACCGGAAGGCTGGACCTTGAGATAGAGGCCCTTCAGCACCTGGCCGACATGGTGAAGCCCTTCGGCATAAAGATAGCCCTTGAGAACACCTACAGCGTCAAGGACACGCTCTACGTTGTCGATAACGTGAACAGGGACAACGTCGGCTTCGCCCTCGACGTCGCCCACGCGTTCCTGAGCGCCCAGGGGGACGAGAACAAACTCCTCGAGGACGTCAAGCTCGGAACCGACAAGACTATAATCCTGATGATCCACGACAACTTCGGAAAGCTCTTCCCGCAGGTCGAGCCCGAGGACGCCTTAGCTTACGGTGTAGGTGATCTACACCTGCTTCCGGGGGAGGGAAAGATTCCCTTCGGAAAGGTTCTCAAGCTCTTCGGCGACGTCCCAATCCTGCTCAAGGTAAAAGACCCCGACAAGTTCGCCAGGATACCAACGAAAAAAGGATTGATAGAGCTGCTGACCTCGCTCTGA
- a CDS encoding toprim domain-containing protein, with translation MAIVDVRILVEGASDVEVVSKALQGLALGSEYNITISSIIPTTNIDIAKSAAAGADLLIIATDADRVGRELAERLFNELGEMVGHIERMKLPLGHDLEHVDVELVRKELKNTLIRAGLKSLRVLPEYMELRKELLDIKGHYEELAHQYDELEREYEELRKKYEELRSEYLSLKQENESLQTLLEKKSRPVKIEEAWKALFPAEPVPPEEFLAIAVEKLGLNGKIVVGQGYIYAEEEEAVGELLKTVYLSMAISKELVEKERPEEKEPERGKEEIEEDVKATLSGTGED, from the coding sequence GTGGCAATAGTTGATGTCAGGATTCTTGTTGAAGGTGCCAGCGACGTTGAGGTCGTAAGCAAAGCCCTTCAGGGTTTAGCACTGGGAAGCGAGTACAACATAACGATATCCTCGATAATCCCAACGACCAACATAGACATAGCCAAGAGCGCGGCCGCCGGTGCGGACCTGCTCATCATAGCGACCGACGCGGACAGGGTTGGAAGGGAACTCGCGGAGAGGCTCTTCAACGAGCTCGGGGAGATGGTTGGACACATCGAGAGGATGAAGCTCCCCCTCGGCCACGATCTGGAGCACGTTGATGTCGAGCTCGTGAGGAAGGAGCTCAAAAACACCCTGATCAGAGCGGGGTTGAAGAGCCTTAGGGTTCTCCCGGAGTACATGGAGCTCAGGAAAGAACTCCTCGACATCAAGGGGCACTACGAAGAGCTGGCTCACCAGTATGACGAACTGGAGCGTGAATACGAGGAGCTCAGGAAGAAGTACGAAGAGCTCAGGAGCGAGTACCTGAGTCTCAAGCAGGAGAACGAGAGCCTCCAGACCCTCCTCGAAAAGAAGAGCAGGCCGGTGAAGATAGAAGAAGCCTGGAAAGCCCTGTTCCCGGCCGAACCGGTACCCCCGGAGGAGTTCCTGGCAATAGCGGTCGAAAAGCTCGGCCTCAACGGGAAGATCGTCGTCGGGCAGGGTTACATCTACGCGGAGGAAGAGGAGGCGGTTGGAGAGCTCCTCAAGACTGTCTACCTCAGCATGGCGATCTCAAAGGAACTCGTTGAAAAGGAGAGACCTGAGGAAAAAGAACCAGAAAGGGGAAAGGAAGAGATCGAGGAAGACGTTAAAGCGACACTCTCAGGAACCGGGGAGGACTGA
- a CDS encoding UvrD-helicase domain-containing protein, with protein sequence MNAQITILGPPGTGKTSALINLYKYFIGDASTDVTSFVQRYGLNKLITRRDYTSDEVLFLTFTTSAVRVLKERGIYNAYTLHSYITRVLMRNKLLTPAGFMREPFIAAMMEMNYGYDFRDRFSSHPSNVAEIRYNYYFNVYYDKTSKEILEIVKQQEKDAVYQRIRDYVAWKEEKGIFDYVSVLRYFLTTTPATLAPEKEGSEPRVMIIDEAQDFSPLQWAVVKRLRSIGLLDYVVAAGDPNQSIYSFQGADPSEFENFMASGTVVVLKRSYRLPKQVYNKAEMLTRWLRTHFEYEPREELGKAITEYLKKSNLLKMNRTTGEKVIQILESVMDEDKTVFVLTRTNKQARELEKYIIEAGYRVSRIKNDDSLYDLLEEVIAFEEKRSIGMRLFFAVTSLNEEGIRLRSLFKTPIEAMMKVEECLTEGEHPNDEDNKAGKCSDDVLSLARFIENHYLDVLDPEEKRVLAGLRKKRNGRAIYVDTMHAAKGEEADVVIVIDFVNRKIEKEIQRDENALKEEVRVLYVAMTRARERLYVLTSKSKRSVLGYVRF encoded by the coding sequence GTGAACGCCCAGATAACCATTCTGGGGCCTCCAGGGACGGGAAAGACCTCTGCTCTCATCAATCTCTACAAATACTTTATCGGAGACGCTTCCACGGATGTTACAAGCTTCGTGCAACGATACGGTCTCAATAAGCTCATCACGAGAAGGGATTACACGAGCGATGAGGTTCTCTTTCTTACCTTTACAACTTCCGCGGTCAGGGTTCTGAAAGAAAGAGGAATTTACAACGCGTACACTCTGCACAGTTACATCACAAGGGTTCTTATGCGGAATAAACTCCTCACACCAGCAGGATTCATGAGAGAGCCGTTTATTGCCGCGATGATGGAAATGAACTATGGCTATGACTTCAGGGATCGGTTCAGTTCACACCCGTCAAACGTTGCCGAGATAAGGTACAACTACTATTTCAACGTCTATTATGATAAAACCAGCAAGGAAATTCTCGAAATTGTAAAACAACAGGAGAAAGACGCCGTGTACCAGAGAATAAGGGATTACGTGGCATGGAAGGAGGAGAAGGGCATTTTTGACTATGTGTCAGTTCTCAGGTACTTCCTTACAACCACTCCCGCCACACTCGCTCCAGAGAAAGAGGGCAGTGAGCCCAGAGTCATGATAATAGACGAAGCCCAGGACTTCAGTCCCCTTCAATGGGCAGTTGTGAAGAGATTGAGGAGCATCGGTCTCCTTGACTATGTAGTCGCGGCTGGAGACCCGAATCAGTCAATATATTCATTCCAGGGGGCTGATCCTTCCGAGTTTGAGAATTTCATGGCATCTGGTACAGTTGTTGTATTGAAGAGAAGTTATAGACTGCCCAAGCAAGTGTATAACAAGGCAGAGATGCTTACGCGATGGCTCAGAACCCACTTCGAGTATGAGCCACGTGAAGAACTTGGTAAGGCCATTACAGAGTACCTGAAGAAGTCCAATCTCCTCAAGATGAATAGAACGACTGGTGAGAAAGTGATTCAGATTCTTGAGAGCGTTATGGATGAAGATAAGACCGTGTTCGTTCTTACACGAACAAACAAGCAAGCGAGAGAGCTCGAAAAGTACATCATTGAGGCGGGATACAGAGTCTCAAGGATAAAGAATGACGACAGCCTTTATGACCTCCTTGAGGAAGTCATCGCCTTCGAGGAGAAAAGGAGCATTGGGATGAGGCTGTTCTTCGCTGTAACTTCTTTGAATGAGGAAGGAATTCGGCTTCGGTCCCTGTTCAAAACGCCCATAGAAGCCATGATGAAGGTTGAAGAATGCCTCACTGAAGGAGAGCACCCCAATGATGAAGACAATAAAGCAGGCAAGTGTTCTGATGACGTTCTATCCCTTGCGAGGTTCATTGAGAACCATTACCTTGATGTTCTTGATCCGGAAGAGAAGCGTGTTTTGGCTGGGCTCAGAAAGAAGAGGAATGGAAGGGCAATCTACGTGGACACGATGCACGCCGCAAAGGGCGAGGAGGCTGATGTTGTCATTGTCATTGATTTCGTGAATCGCAAGATTGAGAAGGAGATTCAGAGGGATGAGAACGCTCTGAAGGAGGAGGTGAGGGTTCTTTACGTTGCGATGACTCGTGCACGAGAGAGGCTTTATGTTCTCACAAGCAAGTCAAAGAGGTCTGTGTTGGGGTACGTGAGGTTTTGA